The segment TTTCCGTCTTCAAAAATCGAGACCAGCAGCAAGAGAGCACTCGCTTCTTGCACCCAAGTCGGCGCACGGGTCACCATCAATGATTTTCGACGGAAGTAGGGGTGCGAGGTCAACAACTCTGTGCAGCCTGCCCACGGGTCAAGCGCGGCAAAGGCCAAGTGACGCACAGGAGACATCACGAAGGCCCCCAGACACTGAGGGCAGGGCTCCACCGTGGTGTACAGCGTATGCCCGTAGACCGCGGGTCGTTGCGTGTGGGTCAGGGCCAACAAGGCATTGATTTCGGCATGAGCCAAATCGTTGCCGGCAATGAAGTGCTGGACGGTTCGGGGCTCTGAGAGGCGGTTGCGTCCACGGGCTAGCACCTCACCCTTAGCACTAACAATGACTGCGCCAACAGGCACGGATCCCTGTCGGTAAGCGGCCACTGCTTCTTCAAGAGCGAGCAGCCAAGGGTCTATCGCCACCGGAGCATTCATGGGTTGTGAGTCTACCGATCAACGGGCAATCAAGTGCGAGAAAATGACGCTGCAGGCCAACTGAACGAATACTCAGCACTTGAAACTTTGCGGGAAATGGCGTCCTAGACGCAGTGTGGCAAGGCCAAGGGCGATATCAGAGTCTGTGACGAACACCGAAACCGCCCAACTCCATGCTGACACGCTGGCCGCCCATCTGAAAACCCGCCTCCCGCACCGCCGCTTAGACGCTTTGAAGCGGCTGGCCGAAGTACTTCTGGCGCTCCTCCAAGCCGAATCCACACTGCATCGCAAGATCGCGCTCCATCTGCCTCGGGAGGCCACCCTGGAGTCCAAAACTCGCGTCGTGGCACGGGTGTTTCATGATGCTCAACTCACCCCGCAGGACGTCTGTGACGTCCTGCTTCCCTTGCTGCCTAACGGCAAACTCACCCTGATCATGGATCGTACAACCTGGCATTACGGCCAGACTCCTCTGAATTTTCTCGTCCTCGGGCCATTCTTGGCGGTGCTGTGATCCCACTGGTGTGGAACGTCCTCCCGCATCAGGGGAACAGTTGCACGGCGGCCCGCATCCTCCTGGTAGCCCGGCTCCTTCGGGTGCTGCCCGCGAAACGTTGGGCGGTGCTGATCGCCGACCGAGAGTTCGTCGGACAGGAATGGTGCCGTTTCCTGCGCTGGAGACGA is part of the Deinococcus sp. QL22 genome and harbors:
- a CDS encoding nucleoside deaminase, giving the protein MNAPVAIDPWLLALEEAVAAYRQGSVPVGAVIVSAKGEVLARGRNRLSEPRTVQHFIAGNDLAHAEINALLALTHTQRPAVYGHTLYTTVEPCPQCLGAFVMSPVRHLAFAALDPWAGCTELLTSHPYFRRKSLMVTRAPTWVQEASALLLLVSIFEDGKALTSPLIEAFREHVPDVVNRAWQLFQEQAVRAVISETSDIDRVLQTLLGHAPKEEFQ